The following proteins come from a genomic window of Chryseobacterium glaciei:
- a CDS encoding carboxy terminal-processing peptidase — protein sequence MWKNFKLNKFLLLIPLTSLMFCFNSPKNDDEKMQTIMVSVKNTLSYLHYSPKAINDAYSKDVYKQYFEMIDPGKRYFLQSDMDEFSKHETKLDDYLNIGDLTFYKLTTDRLFQRVDEIDKLTQDIFSKPINLEEDETLVLENKLKKAPVSKQDQYNEWKKFIKYNILQEIESLNSKEQAQKEKKDSVQKYKLQDTIKLQILTPEQKKVKATDEVKDLVKDTFTRFKKRNKMNWFTVYMNAYTEVFDPHTNYYSPKDKEEFDMTFTGKVIGIGAIIQEKKGYLYLGALTIGAPAWKSKQLTEGDKILKVKSKPKDDAVNVVGMLSEEAVRYIRGEKGTPVTLTVQKKDGTIKEVTMIREEVAIEDTFARSIVVNSPNGKKYGFINLPSFNADFEDAKGRNASDDIKNEIIKLKAQNIDGIVLDLRNNGGGSLTEVGDIMGLFMNAGPYVQVKDGNGKIQTLKNKQETPIWTGPLVIMQNELSASASEILAGAMQDTGRAMIIGSPQSFGKGTVQTFVDLNRFLNTEDDFGSLKLTIQKFYRITGESTQRKGIVSDIQMKDFFTYAEIGERYDDYALAWDKIPSTTFQKLNYFDVKALEKASNDRMAKNTNYQLLLESAQWREKLDKEETITLNINKFNELMKQRKAQIEKFKALTKFENGLQFTLYPSELEREKKDEAFKKKSDMWIKNLKKDPYLQEAMNIIGDMNVKQ from the coding sequence ATGTGGAAAAATTTCAAGCTAAATAAATTTTTACTCCTAATTCCATTAACAAGTCTAATGTTTTGTTTCAACTCACCTAAAAATGACGATGAAAAGATGCAGACGATAATGGTGAGCGTAAAGAACACTCTTTCTTATCTACATTACAGCCCGAAAGCTATTAATGATGCTTATTCTAAGGATGTTTACAAACAATATTTTGAGATGATAGATCCGGGGAAAAGATATTTCCTGCAATCTGATATGGATGAATTCAGCAAGCACGAAACAAAGCTTGATGATTATCTGAATATCGGAGATCTTACGTTCTATAAATTGACTACAGACAGACTTTTCCAAAGGGTTGATGAGATTGATAAATTGACTCAGGATATTTTCAGTAAACCAATCAATTTGGAAGAAGATGAGACATTGGTTTTAGAAAACAAGCTTAAAAAAGCACCGGTTTCTAAGCAGGATCAATATAATGAGTGGAAAAAATTCATTAAATACAATATTCTTCAGGAAATTGAATCTTTAAACAGCAAAGAACAGGCTCAAAAAGAGAAAAAAGATTCTGTACAGAAATATAAATTACAGGATACGATTAAACTTCAAATCCTAACTCCTGAGCAGAAAAAAGTAAAAGCTACAGATGAGGTGAAAGATCTTGTAAAAGACACGTTCACAAGGTTTAAGAAGAGAAATAAAATGAATTGGTTCACAGTGTACATGAATGCTTACACTGAGGTTTTTGACCCGCACACCAATTATTATTCTCCAAAGGATAAGGAAGAATTTGATATGACTTTCACAGGAAAAGTGATCGGAATCGGAGCTATTATTCAGGAGAAAAAAGGGTATTTATATCTTGGAGCGCTAACAATCGGCGCACCAGCTTGGAAGTCTAAACAGCTTACAGAAGGAGATAAGATCTTAAAAGTAAAATCTAAACCGAAAGATGATGCCGTAAATGTTGTCGGAATGCTTTCTGAGGAAGCCGTAAGATACATCAGAGGTGAAAAAGGAACTCCGGTTACTTTGACGGTTCAGAAGAAAGACGGAACGATAAAAGAAGTTACAATGATCCGTGAAGAGGTTGCTATTGAAGATACTTTCGCAAGAAGTATTGTGGTAAATTCTCCAAACGGTAAAAAATATGGTTTCATTAATTTACCAAGTTTTAATGCTGATTTTGAAGATGCTAAAGGAAGAAACGCTTCTGATGACATTAAAAATGAGATCATTAAACTAAAGGCTCAAAACATTGACGGAATTGTTCTTGACCTTAGAAACAACGGTGGCGGATCTTTAACGGAAGTTGGAGATATCATGGGACTTTTCATGAATGCTGGACCATATGTTCAGGTAAAAGATGGAAACGGAAAGATTCAGACATTAAAAAACAAGCAGGAAACTCCAATTTGGACTGGTCCTCTTGTTATCATGCAAAACGAACTTTCGGCTTCGGCTTCTGAGATCTTGGCTGGTGCAATGCAGGATACTGGAAGAGCGATGATTATCGGTTCTCCACAGTCTTTTGGAAAAGGAACGGTTCAGACTTTTGTTGATTTAAACAGATTCTTGAATACAGAAGATGATTTTGGCTCTTTAAAATTAACAATTCAGAAATTCTACAGAATTACAGGAGAATCTACACAGAGAAAAGGAATTGTTTCTGATATTCAGATGAAAGATTTCTTCACGTATGCTGAAATAGGAGAGAGATACGATGATTATGCGTTGGCATGGGATAAAATTCCAAGCACAACTTTCCAGAAGTTGAACTATTTCGATGTAAAAGCATTAGAAAAAGCAAGCAACGATAGAATGGCTAAAAACACCAACTATCAGTTATTATTGGAGTCCGCTCAATGGAGAGAGAAATTAGACAAAGAAGAAACGATTACGCTTAATATCAATAAGTTTAACGAATTGATGAAGCAAAGAAAAGCGCAGATCGAAAAATTCAAAGCATTGACGAAATTTGAAAACGGTCTTCAATTCACACTTTATCCAAGCGAACTTGAAAGAGAGAAGAAAGATGAAGCATTCAAGAAAAAATCTGATATGTGGATCAAAAATCTTAAAAAAGATCCTTACCTTCAGGAAGCAATGAATATCATTGGTGATATGAATGTAAAACAATAA
- the surE gene encoding 5'/3'-nucleotidase SurE, which yields MERPLILVTNDDGITAPGIRNLISFMNEIGEVVVVAPNSPQSGKGHAITINSTLSFEEVTLEGPQTDFSCSGTPVDCVKMALDKILTRRPDIVVSGINHGANSSINVIYSGTMSAAVEAGVEGIPAIGFSLQDFSWEADFSQAKEFIQNIVRRTLENPMPKGIVLNVNIPKLPKEEIKGIKVCKQANAKWEESFDERVNPHGKKYYWLTGYFNNMDESEDADETALAAGYISIVPVKFDMTAYEYIKTLEEVMKFD from the coding sequence ATGGAAAGACCACTTATTCTGGTTACTAATGATGATGGAATCACAGCACCTGGTATCAGAAATCTTATCAGTTTCATGAACGAAATCGGAGAAGTTGTTGTTGTAGCACCCAATTCTCCTCAAAGCGGAAAAGGCCACGCAATTACCATTAACTCAACTTTAAGCTTCGAAGAAGTTACGCTTGAAGGCCCACAAACAGACTTTTCTTGCAGCGGAACTCCCGTTGACTGCGTAAAAATGGCTCTTGATAAAATCTTAACAAGAAGACCGGATATCGTAGTTTCAGGAATCAATCATGGAGCGAATTCTTCAATTAATGTTATCTATTCCGGGACGATGTCTGCAGCTGTTGAGGCTGGAGTTGAAGGAATTCCTGCGATCGGATTTTCATTACAGGATTTCAGTTGGGAAGCAGATTTTTCTCAGGCAAAAGAATTTATTCAAAATATCGTTAGAAGAACATTGGAGAACCCAATGCCAAAAGGAATTGTATTAAATGTAAACATTCCGAAACTTCCTAAAGAGGAAATTAAAGGCATTAAAGTCTGCAAACAGGCCAATGCAAAATGGGAAGAAAGCTTCGACGAAAGAGTAAATCCACACGGAAAAAAATACTATTGGCTGACAGGATATTTCAATAATATGGACGAATCTGAAGATGCTGACGAAACTGCTTTAGCTGCAGGATACATCTCAATTGTACCTGTAAAATTTGATATGACCGCTTACGAATACATCAAAACGTTGGAAGAAGTAATGAAGTTTGATTAA
- a CDS encoding GNAT family N-acetyltransferase → MYEKLDNPVYHSLNEYHEKFCLNFGDSKFYNPEVAAFGGSSTIAKEKDITEYAKICDDFLVFGAKPSLGNFKTEMSQLVCDQYVLENTIELDFTEDIIELKNENHDELLAFVKKFYPHYFKNRTPELGRYFGIFKDDKLVTVTGQRMQMNDMTEVSAVITDTDYLGKGLAKQLVAFVSNTIFEDGKTPFLHVAENNLGAKKLYEKLGFDLRGKINLWGVKR, encoded by the coding sequence ATGTACGAGAAATTAGACAATCCTGTATATCATTCACTTAATGAATATCATGAAAAGTTTTGCTTAAACTTCGGAGATTCTAAATTTTATAATCCTGAAGTCGCCGCTTTCGGAGGTTCATCAACGATTGCAAAAGAAAAAGACATCACAGAATATGCAAAAATCTGTGATGATTTTCTAGTTTTTGGAGCAAAACCTAGTTTAGGAAATTTTAAAACAGAAATGTCCCAGCTTGTTTGTGATCAATATGTTTTAGAAAATACAATTGAATTGGATTTTACTGAAGATATTATCGAGCTTAAAAATGAAAATCACGATGAATTATTGGCATTTGTCAAGAAGTTTTATCCTCATTATTTCAAAAACAGAACACCAGAATTAGGTCGATATTTTGGAATTTTTAAAGATGATAAATTGGTTACAGTAACAGGTCAGCGAATGCAGATGAACGATATGACAGAAGTAAGTGCCGTGATCACAGATACAGATTACCTTGGAAAAGGTCTTGCAAAACAATTGGTCGCATTTGTTTCAAATACAATATTTGAAGATGGCAAAACGCCTTTTCTGCATGTTGCTGAAAATAATCTCGGAGCTAAAAAGCTTTATGAAAAGCTTGGATTTGATTTGAGAGGCAAAATAAATTTATGGGGTGTGAAAAGATAA
- a CDS encoding GMP reductase, producing MRIEYDIKLGFKDVMFRPKRSTLKSRSEVSLEREFTFKHTKKKWQGTPIIAANMDTVGTFEMAVELAKDKIITAIHKHYSVEEWSDFLNSQPESIHQYIALSTGTGKADEEKLQQILEKHPKIEFLCIDVANGYSEHFVGFVKKARANFPDKIIIAGNVVTGEMVEELLLVGADIIKVGIGPGSVCTTRVKTGVGYPQLSAIIECSDAAHGLGGHIIADGGCKVPGDVAKAFGGGADFVMLGGMFAGHDESGGEIIEENGKKYRTFYGMSSKTAMDKHSGGVAEYRASEGKTVKVAYKGPVSETVKDILGGVRSTCTYVGASKLKELSKRTTFIRVQEQENQVFKD from the coding sequence ATGAGAATAGAATACGATATAAAACTGGGTTTTAAGGATGTTATGTTCCGCCCGAAACGTTCTACATTAAAATCCCGTTCGGAAGTTAGCCTAGAAAGAGAATTTACCTTTAAACATACCAAAAAGAAATGGCAGGGAACTCCCATCATCGCAGCCAATATGGATACTGTGGGAACTTTTGAAATGGCTGTAGAATTAGCAAAAGATAAGATCATTACAGCTATTCACAAACATTATTCTGTTGAAGAATGGAGTGATTTTTTAAATAGTCAGCCTGAAAGTATTCATCAATATATTGCATTAAGCACAGGAACCGGCAAAGCTGATGAAGAAAAGCTTCAACAAATCCTCGAAAAGCATCCAAAAATTGAGTTTCTCTGTATTGATGTTGCCAATGGTTATTCCGAGCATTTTGTGGGCTTTGTAAAGAAAGCAAGAGCCAATTTCCCTGATAAAATCATTATTGCCGGAAATGTTGTAACGGGCGAAATGGTTGAAGAGCTTCTTTTGGTTGGCGCAGATATCATTAAAGTAGGAATCGGACCAGGTTCTGTTTGTACGACCCGTGTAAAAACCGGCGTTGGTTACCCACAACTTTCCGCAATTATTGAATGTTCAGATGCAGCTCATGGTTTAGGAGGTCATATCATTGCAGACGGTGGCTGTAAAGTTCCGGGAGATGTGGCCAAAGCTTTTGGCGGCGGTGCCGATTTTGTGATGCTCGGCGGAATGTTTGCCGGTCATGACGAAAGCGGCGGCGAAATTATCGAAGAAAACGGCAAAAAATACCGCACATTCTACGGAATGAGTTCAAAAACAGCGATGGACAAACATTCAGGTGGCGTTGCTGAATACAGAGCTTCTGAAGGAAAAACGGTGAAAGTAGCTTACAAAGGTCCGGTTTCGGAGACGGTGAAGGATATTTTGGGCGGTGTACGTTCTACCTGTACTTATGTTGGAGCGTCAAAGTTGAAGGAATTGTCAAAAAGGACGACTTTTATCAGGGTTCAGGAACAGGAAAATCAGGTTTTTAAAGATTAA
- a CDS encoding DUF6056 family protein, translated as MKSVQNIVLFLSIFTLIGLMYIAYFNVYQTDDYIYSYGTRKLGFLNNSKSFYLNWGGRYFGYSINTLNPVSEDNTGILPKVYPVFLFLSFIGLSVLNFKQYFKYSLKEATVKGFILFFFYTVLLVSIPEHYFWITGSNIYFLPIILFGFLLYFLGKYAESKSRIWFYLLAVLIVILMGSNELSALILLGSLAVFYYQKRTKETQFLLILGLLFCLVSFLAPGNFKRLDDSTGGFLMKSIKRIGIFGVNNIFFFIKTSLIMPLFIKIFESELRFIIKKINFKKALIIWSVSFLPLIFTAYIMNTMGRQFENIIFFYFVSSSVLWFFMVEKIKKYWWVSLVIIFLPETNFLPEKYSNFNFDFNINTIGKEILFTDLKKYDQEIENRINTIKNSKKDSLIIDRIKTVPKILYFDEMSSVKEDKNYVSEQLQKYFDKKYIRVED; from the coding sequence ATGAAATCTGTACAGAATATCGTTTTATTCTTGTCGATTTTTACCCTTATCGGTTTGATGTACATTGCTTATTTTAATGTATATCAAACCGATGATTATATCTACTCATACGGAACCCGGAAACTTGGATTTCTCAATAATAGTAAAAGCTTTTATTTAAACTGGGGTGGAAGGTATTTTGGATATTCTATCAATACATTAAATCCTGTTTCAGAAGATAATACGGGGATTTTGCCCAAAGTTTATCCTGTTTTTTTATTCTTAAGTTTTATAGGACTATCAGTCTTAAATTTTAAGCAATATTTCAAATATTCTTTAAAGGAAGCTACTGTCAAAGGCTTCATTCTTTTCTTTTTTTACACGGTACTTTTAGTCAGTATTCCGGAGCATTATTTTTGGATTACGGGTTCAAATATATATTTCCTGCCAATTATTTTATTTGGTTTTTTGCTGTATTTCTTGGGAAAATATGCAGAATCTAAGAGTAGAATATGGTTTTACCTGTTAGCTGTATTGATTGTTATTTTAATGGGCTCTAATGAACTGTCAGCTTTAATTCTTTTGGGTTCGTTGGCTGTATTTTACTATCAAAAAAGAACGAAAGAAACTCAATTTCTATTGATTCTAGGATTACTGTTTTGTTTGGTAAGTTTCTTAGCTCCCGGAAATTTTAAAAGGTTAGATGATTCCACCGGAGGATTTTTAATGAAATCTATCAAAAGGATCGGCATTTTTGGAGTCAATAACATCTTTTTTTTTATTAAAACATCTTTAATAATGCCATTATTTATCAAAATATTTGAAAGCGAATTAAGATTTATTATTAAAAAAATAAACTTCAAAAAAGCATTAATTATTTGGTCTGTTTCTTTTCTGCCATTGATTTTTACAGCCTACATCATGAATACGATGGGAAGACAATTTGAAAATATTATATTTTTCTATTTTGTTTCTTCTTCCGTTTTATGGTTTTTTATGGTTGAAAAAATAAAAAAATACTGGTGGGTAAGCCTTGTGATCATATTTTTACCCGAGACTAATTTTTTACCTGAAAAATATTCAAATTTTAACTTTGATTTTAATATAAATACGATTGGGAAAGAGATTCTTTTTACAGATTTGAAAAAGTACGATCAGGAAATAGAAAATAGAATAAACACCATCAAAAATTCGAAAAAAGACTCCTTAATTATTGACAGGATTAAAACAGTTCCTAAAATTTTATATTTTGATGAAATGTCTTCTGTAAAAGAAGATAAAAACTACGTAAGCGAACAATTGCAAAAGTATTTTGATAAAAAATATATTAGAGTAGAGGATTAA
- the fabG gene encoding 3-oxoacyl-[acyl-carrier-protein] reductase produces the protein MKLLEGKVALITGATRGIGKGIAEMFAQQGAKVAFTYAGSVDKAKELEATLSSVTQIKGYQSDASDYDAAQKLVDEVMTEFGQIDILINNAGITRDNLLMRMSKDDWDTIIKVNLDSVFNLTKAVIKPMMKAKSGSIINMTSVVGVKGNAGQANYAASKAGVIGFTKSVALELGSRNIRCNAVAPGFIETEMTGALDEKVVQAWREGIPLKRGGQPEDIANACVFFGSEMSAYVTGQVLNVDGGMLT, from the coding sequence ATGAAACTATTAGAAGGAAAAGTAGCACTTATTACCGGAGCTACAAGAGGAATCGGAAAAGGAATTGCAGAAATGTTTGCTCAACAGGGGGCAAAAGTAGCATTCACTTACGCTGGTTCTGTAGATAAAGCAAAGGAATTAGAAGCGACTTTAAGTTCTGTAACTCAAATTAAAGGTTACCAATCTGATGCATCAGACTACGATGCGGCTCAAAAATTAGTAGATGAAGTAATGACTGAGTTTGGTCAAATCGATATTTTGATCAACAATGCAGGGATTACAAGAGATAATCTTTTAATGAGAATGTCTAAAGACGATTGGGACACAATTATTAAGGTAAATTTAGATTCAGTATTCAACCTTACAAAGGCGGTTATCAAGCCTATGATGAAGGCAAAATCAGGATCTATCATCAATATGACTTCTGTAGTGGGAGTAAAAGGAAATGCCGGACAGGCAAATTACGCGGCATCTAAGGCGGGAGTTATCGGATTTACAAAATCTGTTGCCCTTGAATTGGGTTCAAGAAATATCCGTTGTAACGCTGTTGCTCCAGGTTTCATTGAAACTGAAATGACGGGTGCTTTAGACGAAAAAGTAGTTCAGGCTTGGAGAGAAGGAATTCCTTTGAAGAGAGGAGGACAGCCTGAAGATATTGCAAATGCTTGTGTATTCTTCGGAAGCGAGATGTCTGCTTACGTTACAGGTCAGGTTCTGAATGTTGATGGCGGAATGCTAACATAA
- a CDS encoding WG repeat-containing protein produces MAQQTDQYKQILLSKELGKDVRFYTKGYGIISDPQTGKSGIVDSSGSISFDYPFKSEISRLSKNRFILKTKDAISKGKTALIDAKGDQLIALDNFKFRTWENKDRMIYSKDGKDCVYDYNGKQIIPFYDEIQFASENRFFVKKDGGWFIYDFDGQQVSDREFKENLRFYKGKVYLTTGARSGEVLDNNGKTVTTFSDHYIEDINGFPFLITKNVIKNKYGIVDENENVLADEIYEQAFVGREYIYLIHDNNVSIFSKAEKKVYPTDFHYVNHLFNGMFKSLKDDKNPKIAVLKTNGEIIFPKEYDVVEAFKIKDENYLYVSKDGEEKLLDKNLNSVLDDGYQIEKVFFDNLIVKKEDTFYKFLPKDKSYTELKNITSIKPFQFYPAIICKNKENLYGMLDEAGNEIIPFVYDDIFTFFSGDEVVVQKGNKFGVTNLKNEPLKDVVYDKYSVDRKKIKLTKGKESEFIDFTSSENKVLF; encoded by the coding sequence ATGGCACAGCAGACCGATCAGTACAAGCAGATCTTATTGTCTAAAGAGCTAGGAAAAGACGTCCGCTTTTACACCAAAGGCTACGGAATAATTTCCGATCCGCAAACCGGAAAATCCGGGATTGTAGATTCGTCGGGCTCTATTTCTTTTGATTATCCTTTTAAAAGTGAAATCTCGCGTTTATCTAAGAACAGATTCATTTTAAAGACTAAAGATGCCATTTCTAAAGGAAAGACAGCTTTAATTGATGCAAAAGGTGATCAATTGATTGCTCTTGATAATTTCAAGTTCAGAACTTGGGAAAATAAGGACAGAATGATCTATTCCAAAGACGGAAAAGACTGTGTGTATGATTACAACGGCAAACAGATCATCCCTTTTTATGATGAAATACAATTTGCCAGCGAAAACAGATTCTTTGTAAAAAAAGATGGTGGTTGGTTTATCTATGATTTTGACGGTCAGCAGGTTTCTGACAGAGAATTTAAAGAAAATCTTCGCTTTTATAAAGGAAAAGTATACCTCACGACAGGTGCAAGAAGTGGTGAGGTTCTGGATAATAATGGAAAAACAGTAACCACGTTTTCAGATCATTATATTGAAGATATCAACGGTTTTCCTTTCTTAATTACAAAAAACGTCATCAAAAATAAATACGGAATTGTAGATGAAAATGAAAATGTTTTGGCTGATGAAATCTACGAACAGGCTTTTGTAGGAAGGGAATATATTTATTTGATACACGATAATAACGTAAGCATTTTTTCTAAAGCAGAAAAGAAGGTTTATCCTACTGATTTTCATTATGTAAACCATTTATTTAATGGAATGTTCAAGTCTTTAAAAGATGACAAAAATCCTAAAATAGCTGTTCTTAAAACCAATGGAGAAATCATTTTTCCCAAAGAATATGATGTTGTTGAAGCTTTCAAAATTAAAGATGAAAATTATCTCTATGTAAGTAAAGATGGGGAAGAGAAACTTTTAGATAAAAACTTAAACAGCGTTTTAGACGATGGTTATCAAATAGAAAAAGTTTTTTTTGATAATTTAATTGTAAAAAAAGAAGATACTTTTTATAAATTTTTACCAAAAGATAAATCTTACACAGAGCTTAAAAATATCACTTCCATAAAACCATTTCAGTTTTATCCGGCGATTATCTGCAAAAATAAAGAAAACCTTTACGGAATGCTTGATGAAGCGGGAAATGAAATCATACCATTTGTATATGACGATATTTTCACGTTTTTTTCAGGAGATGAAGTTGTCGTACAAAAAGGAAATAAATTTGGCGTTACGAATCTTAAAAATGAGCCTTTAAAAGACGTTGTTTACGATAAGTATTCGGTAGACAGAAAGAAAATTAAGCTTACAAAAGGGAAGGAATCGGAATTTATAGATTTTACGTCTTCGGAAAACAAAGTCTTATTTTAA
- the rsmI gene encoding 16S rRNA (cytidine(1402)-2'-O)-methyltransferase — protein MSGILYFVPTPVGNLEDMTFRAVKVLKEVDYILCEDTRTSGILLKHYEISKPLKSYHLHNEHQATEKVINDLKSGQNIAIITDAGTPGISDPGYLLSKAGSDNNIEMICLPGATAFVPALVVSGLPNNEFLFAGFLPQKKGRQTKLKQLAEEKKTIVLYESPHKINTTLEQIKEFFGENTKASLSREISKKFEETKRGTINELIEFSKSKTLKGEIVLIVNNSI, from the coding sequence TTGAGCGGAATCCTTTATTTTGTTCCCACACCCGTCGGGAACTTAGAAGACATGACTTTCAGGGCAGTAAAAGTACTGAAAGAGGTAGATTATATTTTATGTGAAGACACGAGAACTTCCGGAATTCTTTTGAAGCATTACGAAATCTCTAAACCTTTAAAATCGTATCACTTACATAATGAGCATCAGGCAACGGAAAAGGTAATTAATGACCTTAAAAGCGGCCAGAATATCGCCATTATTACCGATGCAGGAACTCCCGGAATTTCAGATCCTGGTTATTTATTAAGCAAAGCAGGATCAGACAATAACATTGAGATGATTTGTCTGCCCGGAGCAACAGCTTTTGTTCCGGCTTTGGTGGTTTCCGGACTTCCGAATAACGAGTTTTTATTTGCTGGATTTCTTCCTCAGAAAAAGGGAAGACAAACCAAGCTTAAACAACTTGCAGAAGAGAAAAAGACAATCGTTTTATACGAAAGTCCACACAAAATAAATACAACACTTGAACAGATAAAAGAGTTCTTTGGAGAAAACACGAAAGCAAGTTTAAGCCGTGAAATCTCAAAGAAATTCGAAGAAACTAAACGTGGGACAATTAATGAGTTAATTGAATTCTCCAAAAGCAAAACTTTAAAAGGAGAGATCGTTCTTATTGTCAATAATTCTATTTAA
- a CDS encoding thymidine kinase, whose product MFLENTINHSKQSGWMEVICGSMFSGKTEELIRRLRRAEMAGQNVEIFKPKTDTRYSDEDVVSHNQNKIRSTAVESPSEILLLGSNCDVVGIDEAQFFDESIVEIANQLANSGIRVVIAGLDMDFLGRPFGPMPNLMATAEYVTKVHAICKRTGNLANYSMRISQGNNLVELGETESYEAVSRRVFIEEVLSKKK is encoded by the coding sequence ATGTTTTTAGAAAATACAATTAATCATTCCAAACAAAGTGGTTGGATGGAAGTTATTTGTGGCTCAATGTTTTCCGGAAAAACCGAAGAGTTGATCCGGAGACTCAGAAGAGCTGAAATGGCGGGGCAAAATGTGGAGATTTTTAAACCAAAAACGGATACCAGATATTCTGATGAGGACGTTGTTTCTCATAATCAGAATAAAATTCGCAGTACCGCAGTGGAAAGTCCTAGTGAGATTCTCTTATTAGGGTCAAATTGTGATGTTGTAGGAATTGATGAAGCACAATTTTTTGATGAAAGCATCGTAGAAATAGCTAATCAATTGGCAAACAGCGGAATACGAGTTGTAATCGCAGGCTTGGATATGGACTTTTTAGGACGTCCTTTCGGGCCGATGCCTAATTTGATGGCCACCGCAGAATACGTGACGAAAGTGCATGCTATTTGCAAGAGAACGGGTAATCTTGCCAATTATTCCATGAGAATTTCTCAGGGTAATAACCTTGTGGAGCTCGGTGAAACAGAAAGTTATGAAGCAGTAAGCCGTCGTGTTTTTATTGAAGAAGTACTTTCTAAGAAAAAATAA